Proteins encoded together in one Planctopirus ephydatiae window:
- a CDS encoding DUF4269 domain-containing protein: MNLRFSLDEPESFGSLPRQLEAARTVAKLGLAQIFKEFTPVLAGTIPLAIDLPESDLDILCFAPDLRIFAAHCQKLAPKLTDYRERQMVLRGIPSFVESGRFENFELEIFAQPVPVPEQWGYRHLLIEARLLKLVGEPLRLRIIELKQAGLKTEPAFAHCLQLPGDPYAALLELETLDDEQLRELIEH; encoded by the coding sequence GTGAACTTGCGATTCTCTCTCGACGAACCCGAATCGTTTGGCTCATTACCTCGCCAGCTCGAAGCGGCCCGAACGGTCGCAAAGCTCGGGCTCGCTCAGATTTTCAAAGAGTTCACACCCGTTCTCGCAGGGACGATTCCCCTGGCGATCGATCTCCCGGAAAGTGATCTCGACATTCTGTGCTTTGCACCCGATTTAAGAATCTTTGCAGCACATTGCCAGAAACTGGCACCAAAACTGACGGACTACCGCGAACGTCAGATGGTACTTCGCGGCATCCCGTCGTTCGTCGAAAGTGGCCGATTTGAAAACTTTGAACTGGAAATCTTCGCTCAGCCAGTCCCTGTTCCTGAGCAATGGGGCTATCGTCACCTGCTCATCGAAGCGAGGTTACTAAAACTCGTTGGAGAACCATTGCGTTTGCGAATTATTGAACTCAAACAGGCAGGTCTGAAAACAGAACCTGCCTTTGCTCATTGCCTGCAATTACCCGGGGATCCCTATGCAGCA
- the fliN gene encoding flagellar motor switch protein FliN yields the protein MSDDMSDLLSPEEIEALMQAARGEGAGGASAGLFGPPGGAASPAGASPRQAHQPASRNTSAEQSLRQAEQQLAAALSEDLPPRNMRGLPPGEAPAPFEFEEFGTPFPTRAAAPVFPLDALQDVELDIRIELGRTELLIDEVMQLREGAVVPLDKLAGDPVDILVNGKLLARGEVLVLNDNFCVRIAEILTQDG from the coding sequence GTGTCTGACGATATGAGCGATCTCCTCAGCCCCGAAGAAATTGAAGCCCTCATGCAGGCGGCTCGCGGGGAAGGTGCGGGAGGTGCGTCAGCCGGTCTCTTTGGCCCACCCGGCGGTGCTGCTTCTCCTGCTGGAGCCAGTCCACGCCAGGCTCATCAACCCGCATCAAGAAACACATCGGCAGAACAATCGCTCAGGCAAGCCGAGCAACAATTGGCGGCAGCACTTTCGGAAGATCTGCCCCCTCGCAATATGCGAGGTTTACCTCCGGGCGAAGCACCGGCACCCTTCGAATTTGAAGAATTTGGTACACCGTTTCCCACACGTGCTGCAGCACCTGTCTTTCCACTCGATGCACTGCAGGATGTCGAACTGGATATCCGCATTGAACTGGGCCGAACAGAACTTCTTATCGATGAAGTGATGCAGTTGCGAGAAGGCGCTGTGGTTCCTCTGGATAAACTCGCAGGCGATCCTGTCGATATTCTTGTGAATGGCAAGTTGCTGGCCCGAGGCGAAGTCCTCGTGCTGAATGATAACTTCTGTGTACGTATTGCCGAAATTCTGACACAGGATGGCTGA